In Streptomyces sp. NBC_00414, a single window of DNA contains:
- a CDS encoding glycoside hydrolase family 3 N-terminal domain-containing protein: protein MNADVAVENTPGISLWNDPTVPVTARVDALIGAMTLQEKTAQLYGVWVGASDQGGEVAPHQHDMEEAVDLDALLPTGLGQLTRPFGTVPVDPALGALSLARTQTRIAAMNRFGIPALAHDECLAGFAAWGATAYPVPLSWGATFDPDTVRRMAAAIGRDMRAVGVHQGLAPVLDVVRDARWGRVEETIGEDPYLVGTIGTAYVRGLESAGIVATLKHFAGYSASRAGRNLAPSSVGPRERADVLLPPFEMAIREGGARSVMNAYTDTDGIPSAADEDLLTGLLRDTWGFDGTVVADYFAIAFLKTLHGIAADWAGAAGTALRAGVDVELPNVKTYGVPLTEAVTDGRVPEALVDRALRRILTQKATLGLLDPDWDPVPAALDGADLADPTALRGRIDLDSPENRALARTVAEEAVVLLSNDGTLPLKRPRRIALLGPNADEPVAVLGCYSFPQHIGVRHPGTPLGIELPTLRDTLAAEFPDAEITVARGTGIDDGDLSGIREAARVAREADIALVVLGDRAGLFGRGTSGEGCDVETLQLPGAQQQLLDALLDLETPVVTVLLAGRPYALGRAVQESAAIVQSFFPGEEGTHAIAGVLSGRTNPSGRLPVSVPRGPGSQPATYLGARLAHDSAVSNIDPTPAFAFGHGLSYTRFDWTDLTVDVQEAATDGEFTFALTVRNTGGRSGTEVVQLYLHDPVASVVQPVQRLVGYTRVELEPGEARRLRVTLPADLASFTGRDGRRVVEPGELEVRLAASSADPRLTARVTLTGAERHVDHTRRLHATIEQEPAVRA from the coding sequence GTGAACGCCGACGTGGCTGTAGAGAACACCCCTGGAATCTCCCTCTGGAACGACCCCACCGTTCCCGTCACGGCGAGAGTCGACGCCCTGATCGGCGCGATGACCCTTCAGGAGAAGACCGCCCAGCTGTACGGGGTGTGGGTGGGCGCCTCCGATCAGGGCGGTGAAGTGGCGCCTCACCAGCACGACATGGAGGAGGCCGTCGATCTCGACGCGCTGCTGCCCACCGGACTGGGCCAGCTGACCCGGCCCTTCGGCACGGTCCCGGTCGACCCAGCCCTGGGCGCGCTCTCCCTGGCCCGCACCCAGACCCGTATCGCCGCCATGAACCGGTTCGGCATTCCCGCTCTCGCGCACGACGAGTGTCTGGCCGGTTTCGCCGCCTGGGGGGCGACGGCCTACCCCGTTCCGCTGTCCTGGGGCGCCACCTTCGATCCGGACACGGTGCGGCGCATGGCCGCCGCCATCGGGCGCGACATGCGGGCCGTCGGCGTCCACCAAGGACTCGCGCCCGTCCTGGACGTCGTGCGCGACGCCCGCTGGGGCCGGGTCGAGGAGACCATCGGCGAAGACCCGTACCTCGTCGGCACCATCGGGACGGCATATGTGCGAGGCCTTGAGTCCGCGGGAATCGTCGCCACCCTCAAGCACTTCGCCGGCTACTCGGCCTCCCGCGCCGGCCGCAACCTCGCTCCCTCCTCGGTGGGCCCGCGCGAGCGCGCCGACGTGCTGCTGCCCCCCTTCGAGATGGCGATCCGTGAAGGCGGCGCCCGGTCGGTGATGAACGCCTACACCGACACCGACGGCATTCCCTCCGCGGCCGACGAGGACCTGCTCACCGGGCTGTTGCGCGACACCTGGGGCTTCGACGGCACCGTCGTCGCCGACTACTTCGCCATCGCCTTCCTGAAGACCCTGCACGGCATCGCGGCCGACTGGGCCGGTGCCGCCGGAACGGCGCTGCGGGCGGGCGTCGACGTCGAACTGCCCAACGTCAAGACCTACGGCGTGCCCCTGACCGAGGCCGTCACCGACGGCCGCGTACCGGAGGCGCTGGTCGATCGCGCCCTGCGCCGGATCCTCACCCAGAAGGCGACGCTCGGCCTGCTCGACCCGGACTGGGACCCCGTGCCGGCAGCGCTCGACGGGGCGGACCTGGCCGATCCGACCGCTCTGCGCGGCCGGATCGACCTGGACAGCCCGGAGAACCGCGCGCTGGCCCGCACGGTCGCCGAGGAAGCGGTCGTGCTGCTGAGCAACGACGGCACCCTGCCGCTCAAGAGGCCGCGCCGCATCGCCCTGCTCGGTCCCAACGCCGACGAGCCCGTCGCCGTACTGGGCTGCTACTCGTTCCCCCAGCACATCGGCGTCCGCCACCCCGGTACCCCGCTCGGCATCGAGTTGCCCACGCTGCGCGACACTCTCGCCGCCGAGTTCCCCGACGCCGAGATCACGGTCGCCCGCGGCACCGGGATCGACGACGGAGACCTCTCCGGCATCCGCGAGGCCGCCCGGGTGGCACGCGAGGCCGACATCGCCCTGGTGGTGCTCGGTGACCGCGCCGGGCTCTTCGGGCGGGGCACCAGCGGCGAGGGATGCGACGTCGAGACGCTGCAACTGCCCGGCGCGCAGCAGCAACTGCTCGACGCCCTGCTCGACCTGGAGACACCCGTGGTCACCGTGCTGCTCGCGGGACGACCGTACGCCCTCGGCCGCGCCGTGCAGGAGTCCGCCGCGATCGTGCAGTCCTTCTTCCCGGGTGAGGAGGGCACGCACGCGATCGCCGGGGTGCTCAGCGGCCGTACCAATCCCTCCGGACGACTCCCGGTCAGCGTGCCGCGCGGGCCGGGCTCCCAGCCGGCCACGTACCTCGGGGCGCGGCTCGCTCACGACAGCGCGGTGTCCAACATCGACCCGACCCCGGCGTTCGCCTTCGGTCACGGCCTGTCCTACACGCGGTTCGACTGGACAGACCTGACCGTGGACGTCCAGGAGGCCGCCACGGACGGGGAGTTCACCTTCGCCCTCACCGTCCGCAACACAGGCGGGCGGTCCGGGACCGAGGTCGTCCAGCTCTATCTGCACGACCCGGTCGCCTCCGTCGTCCAGCCGGTGCAGCGCCTGGTCGGCTACACCCGGGTCGAACTGGAACCGGGTGAGGCCCGGCGCCTTCGTGTCACGCTCCCGGCCGACCTCGCCTCCTTCACCGGACGCGACGGCCGGCGCGTCGTCGAACCGGGCGAGCTGGAGGTGCGGCTGGCCGCCTCCAGCGCGGATCCGCGCCTGACGGCCAGGGTCACGTTGACCGGCGCCGAGCGCCATGTCGATCACACGCGGCGCTTGCACGCCACGATCGAACAGGAGCCTGCCGTCCGGGCATGA
- a CDS encoding SRPBCC family protein, producing the protein MYFVEETIEVAVPVRAAYNQWTQFESFPRFMTVVKKVEQVRPALVTWTLAVGPLRREFQAEIVEQEPDSYLTWRSLERHTVHRGEVSFRPTSADGTAVTVRIEVDSPGATGLLGGLPRLVGRVVQRELRHFKAYIEGLGAESGAWRGTIRDGRVRPEEPKPPRSRVAHWPVG; encoded by the coding sequence ATGTATTTCGTTGAGGAAACGATCGAGGTCGCGGTCCCGGTGCGGGCCGCGTACAACCAGTGGACCCAGTTCGAGAGCTTTCCCCGGTTCATGACCGTGGTGAAGAAGGTCGAGCAGGTCCGGCCGGCCCTCGTCACCTGGACGCTCGCGGTCGGGCCACTGCGGCGCGAGTTCCAGGCCGAGATCGTGGAACAGGAGCCCGACTCCTATCTGACCTGGCGAAGCCTTGAGCGGCACACCGTTCATAGGGGCGAAGTGTCGTTCCGGCCCACCTCGGCGGACGGTACGGCCGTCACCGTCCGGATCGAGGTCGATTCGCCCGGCGCCACCGGTCTGCTCGGCGGTCTGCCCAGGCTGGTCGGCCGGGTCGTGCAGAGGGAGCTGCGGCATTTCAAGGCATACATCGAGGGGCTCGGCGCGGAGAGCGGGGCCTGGCGGGGAACCATCCGCGACGGACGCGTACGGCCCGAAGAACCGAAGCCTCCCAGGAGCCGGGTGGCCCACTGGCCCGTCGGCTGA
- a CDS encoding carbohydrate ABC transporter permease, which translates to MTTTLTEPRRPQKDTHRERPHRSRRADRRRNWPGGLAGWLWLVVVAVPLYWTLITSFKAQNRYYASNPLVPSDDPTLENYRLVVESDFLRYFVNSVVVTAGAVVPAVLFSFMAAYAIVRGRRMRVLRAMNGLFLMGLAIPLQATVIPVYLIIIKLQLYDSLLALILPSIAFAIPLSVLVLTNFIRDVPKELFDSMRVDGATEWTTLWRLAAPLTRPAILTVTIFNALTIWNGFLLPLILTQSPDQRTLPLALWTFQGQYGVNVPAVLAAVVLTTLPVLVLYAFGRRQLLSGLTAGFSR; encoded by the coding sequence GTGACCACCACGCTGACCGAGCCGCGACGACCGCAGAAGGACACCCACCGCGAGCGGCCACACCGCTCCCGTCGGGCCGACCGCCGACGCAACTGGCCCGGCGGCCTGGCCGGATGGCTCTGGCTCGTCGTCGTCGCCGTACCCCTGTACTGGACCCTCATCACCAGCTTCAAGGCACAGAACCGCTACTACGCGAGCAACCCGCTGGTGCCCTCGGACGACCCGACGCTGGAGAACTACCGGCTGGTCGTCGAGTCCGACTTCCTTCGCTACTTCGTGAACAGCGTCGTGGTCACCGCCGGTGCCGTGGTGCCGGCGGTCCTGTTCTCCTTCATGGCCGCCTACGCGATCGTCCGCGGTCGGCGCATGCGGGTGCTTCGCGCGATGAACGGGCTGTTCCTCATGGGCCTGGCCATCCCGTTGCAGGCGACGGTGATCCCGGTCTATCTGATCATCATCAAACTGCAGCTGTACGACAGCCTGCTGGCGCTGATCCTCCCGTCGATCGCCTTCGCCATCCCGCTGTCCGTGCTGGTGCTCACCAACTTCATCCGCGACGTGCCCAAAGAGCTGTTCGACTCGATGCGGGTCGACGGCGCCACCGAATGGACGACACTGTGGCGCCTGGCGGCACCCCTCACCCGTCCGGCCATCCTCACCGTCACCATCTTCAACGCACTGACCATCTGGAACGGGTTCCTGCTGCCCCTGATCCTCACCCAGAGCCCCGACCAGCGAACCCTGCCGCTCGCACTGTGGACCTTCCAGGGCCAGTACGGAGTCAATGTCCCCGCCGTTCTCGCCGCCGTCGTCCTCACCACCCTGCCCGTCCTGGTGCTGTACGCGTTCGGCCGCCGCCAGTTGCTGAGCGGCCTGACCGCCGGATTCAGCCGTTGA
- a CDS encoding LacI family DNA-binding transcriptional regulator, with the protein MRPNARRTTLADIAQAAGVSVATVSKVVNGRGDVAPHTRVRVQELLHQHHYLAPVFRHTETVQSPTIEVQFKGGLKPYVAETLEGIIDSAAELGASVVISKATSAPHWARDLVSAGRRAVIAVTSVYTTAHLNELARSGLPLVVLDPLHLPDSRVHSVGATNFAGGLAATQHLLSLGHRRIAYLGGPTMAVCNQARMHGYRAAMEAQGAQVPEAYVRPGEFTYETGLLGATALLGLQEPPTAIFAGNDEIAVGVIEAARARGLRTPEDLSVVGYDDTSLAQMASPPLTTVRQPLREMGGAALRTALRLANSEKVESHHIELATELVVRASTAPSR; encoded by the coding sequence ATGCGACCGAACGCCAGGCGCACCACTTTGGCGGACATCGCCCAAGCGGCCGGGGTCTCCGTCGCGACCGTGTCCAAAGTGGTCAACGGTCGTGGTGACGTGGCGCCGCACACCCGTGTCCGAGTGCAGGAACTGCTGCATCAGCACCACTATCTCGCGCCCGTGTTCCGGCACACCGAAACCGTCCAGAGCCCGACCATCGAGGTGCAGTTCAAGGGCGGCCTCAAGCCGTACGTGGCGGAGACCCTGGAGGGCATCATCGACTCCGCCGCCGAACTGGGGGCCTCGGTGGTGATCAGCAAGGCGACCAGTGCCCCGCACTGGGCCCGCGACCTGGTCTCGGCCGGGCGCCGCGCCGTCATCGCGGTCACCAGCGTGTACACCACTGCGCACCTGAACGAACTGGCCCGGTCCGGGCTGCCGTTGGTCGTGCTGGACCCGCTGCACCTGCCGGACAGCCGGGTCCACAGCGTCGGGGCGACCAACTTCGCCGGCGGCCTGGCCGCGACCCAGCACCTGCTCTCCCTCGGCCACCGCCGCATCGCCTATCTCGGCGGCCCGACCATGGCTGTGTGCAACCAGGCACGCATGCACGGCTATCGCGCCGCCATGGAGGCGCAGGGAGCGCAGGTACCCGAGGCCTACGTCCGGCCCGGTGAGTTCACGTACGAGACCGGGTTGCTCGGCGCCACCGCGCTACTGGGCCTGCAGGAGCCACCGACAGCGATCTTCGCGGGCAACGACGAGATCGCCGTCGGGGTCATCGAGGCCGCCCGCGCCCGAGGCCTGCGCACCCCCGAGGATCTGAGCGTGGTCGGCTACGACGACACGAGCCTCGCCCAGATGGCCTCACCGCCGCTGACCACCGTGCGCCAGCCCCTACGGGAGATGGGTGGTGCCGCCCTGCGCACCGCACTCCGACTGGCCAACAGCGAGAAGGTCGAGTCCCACCACATCGAACTCGCCACCGAACTGGTGGTACGCGCTTCAACGGCGCCGTCCCGCTGA
- a CDS encoding carbohydrate ABC transporter permease: MTSLTGHPPRRGPRSILPWLAAPALVVFVGFAVIPLVGVFALSFATWDGIGDIHPSGLTSWRAVLTDPGLPHALGVTFMVMAVSWAVQTPLSILLGTFLAGSQRYRAVLGVVYFIPLMLSSAAIAIAYKALLDPNFGLGAGLKIRALSQDWLGRPGLAFGVVVFVVSWQFIPFHSLIYQGGVQQIPKSLYEAAELDGAGRIRQFFSITLPQLKYTIITSSTLMVVGSLTFFDLIYVLTEGGPGDATRVLALDMYKRGFQASLMGPASAIAVILVLVGLALALLLRRLGGRDAGASQLEGA, from the coding sequence ATGACCTCACTCACCGGCCATCCACCGCGTCGCGGACCGCGCAGCATACTGCCGTGGCTGGCGGCGCCGGCGCTGGTGGTCTTCGTCGGCTTCGCCGTGATCCCGCTCGTCGGTGTCTTCGCGCTGAGCTTCGCCACCTGGGACGGGATCGGCGACATCCACCCTTCGGGGCTGACCAGTTGGCGTGCGGTGCTCACCGACCCCGGGCTGCCGCACGCCCTCGGGGTGACGTTCATGGTGATGGCCGTGTCCTGGGCCGTCCAGACACCGCTGAGTATTCTGCTCGGCACGTTCCTGGCCGGCAGCCAGCGCTACCGGGCGGTGCTGGGCGTGGTGTACTTCATCCCGCTGATGCTCAGCTCCGCCGCGATCGCGATCGCGTACAAGGCTCTGCTGGACCCCAACTTCGGGCTGGGTGCCGGGCTGAAGATCCGGGCGCTCAGTCAGGACTGGCTGGGGCGGCCAGGGCTCGCGTTCGGGGTCGTCGTCTTCGTCGTCTCCTGGCAGTTCATCCCGTTCCACTCCCTGATCTACCAGGGTGGCGTCCAGCAGATTCCGAAGTCCCTCTACGAGGCGGCGGAGTTGGACGGAGCCGGACGCATCCGGCAGTTCTTCAGCATCACGTTGCCCCAGCTGAAATACACCATCATCACCTCGTCCACGCTGATGGTCGTCGGGTCGCTGACCTTCTTCGACCTCATCTACGTCCTGACCGAGGGCGGCCCCGGCGACGCCACCCGGGTCCTCGCACTGGACATGTACAAGCGTGGCTTCCAGGCCAGCCTGATGGGCCCGGCCAGCGCGATCGCGGTCATCCTGGTCCTGGTGGGGCTGGCCCTCGCCCTGCTGCTCCGCCGGCTCGGGGGCCGGGACGCCGGCGCGAGCCAACTTGAGGGGGCCTGA
- a CDS encoding VOC family protein: MGLEWEQLVIDAADPVALGRWWQEALGWTVVNDSPEEYEIRAEPDRLPGLLFGSVPEGKTVKNRLHLDFRPDDRDAEVERFLALGARHADVGQRGDEPWVVLADPEGNEFCVLGERSGG; this comes from the coding sequence ATGGGACTTGAATGGGAGCAGCTCGTCATCGACGCCGCCGACCCGGTGGCCCTGGGCCGCTGGTGGCAGGAGGCGCTCGGCTGGACCGTGGTGAACGACTCGCCCGAGGAGTACGAGATCAGGGCGGAGCCCGACCGGCTGCCCGGCCTGCTCTTCGGGTCGGTTCCGGAGGGGAAGACCGTCAAGAACCGTCTCCACCTGGACTTCCGCCCTGACGACCGGGACGCGGAAGTCGAGCGCTTCCTGGCCCTCGGCGCCCGCCACGCGGACGTCGGGCAGCGCGGGGACGAGCCGTGGGTGGTGCTCGCGGACCCTGAAGGAAATGAGTTCTGCGTGCTGGGGGAACGCTCCGGCGGCTGA
- a CDS encoding extracellular solute-binding protein, whose protein sequence is MALSRRTLLGLAAGVPVSAALAACGSSGPGDSGGGATYWYLNGQPQEGVRAGAVDAFNKAHPKEQIKDTTFQNDAYKTKIKTSIGAGKAPTIIWGWGGGTLRTYAKAGQVEDLTSWFDEHPEVKKRLLQSSFAAATVDGKIYAMPGETVQPIILYYNKKVFAQVGVKPPESWGDIMALVPKFNAKGIAPFSLGGQSRWTNMMWLEFLFDRIGGPEVFQAIIDGEKNAWSNPDSIAALTKVQELVEAGGFIKGFSSITADSNADQALLYTGRAAMMLHGAWSYGIQQERGGDFVSSGDLGYMTFPPVEGGKGDPSDTVGNPAQYLSISSKASAEQKKVAKDFFATGVLQDEEVEKWIGNGSVPIRLGTEKLLAASKSADFLQFTYDIATKAKVFAQSWDQALSPTAAETLLDNIVKLFQLSVTPKEFARNLNAVTGT, encoded by the coding sequence ATGGCGCTCTCCCGACGTACTCTCCTCGGTCTGGCCGCCGGCGTGCCGGTCTCGGCGGCGCTGGCGGCCTGCGGCTCGTCCGGCCCCGGCGACAGCGGCGGTGGGGCCACCTACTGGTATCTGAACGGCCAGCCGCAGGAAGGCGTCAGAGCCGGCGCGGTGGACGCGTTCAACAAGGCCCACCCCAAGGAGCAGATCAAGGACACCACCTTCCAGAACGACGCGTACAAGACGAAGATCAAGACCTCCATCGGCGCCGGGAAGGCGCCCACCATCATCTGGGGCTGGGGCGGCGGGACACTGCGCACCTATGCGAAAGCGGGCCAGGTCGAGGACCTCACCTCGTGGTTCGACGAGCACCCCGAGGTCAAGAAGCGGCTGCTCCAGTCCTCGTTCGCAGCGGCGACCGTCGACGGCAAGATCTACGCGATGCCGGGCGAGACCGTGCAGCCGATCATCCTCTACTACAACAAAAAGGTCTTCGCTCAGGTCGGTGTGAAACCACCGGAGTCCTGGGGCGACATCATGGCGCTGGTGCCCAAGTTCAACGCGAAGGGTATAGCGCCGTTCTCCCTCGGTGGCCAGTCCCGGTGGACGAACATGATGTGGCTGGAGTTCCTGTTCGACCGCATCGGCGGTCCCGAGGTGTTCCAGGCCATCATCGACGGCGAGAAGAACGCCTGGTCCAACCCGGACTCCATCGCCGCGCTGACCAAGGTGCAAGAGCTGGTCGAAGCCGGCGGGTTCATCAAGGGCTTCTCCTCGATTACCGCGGACTCCAACGCCGACCAGGCGCTGCTCTACACCGGCAGGGCCGCGATGATGCTGCACGGCGCGTGGTCGTACGGCATCCAGCAGGAACGGGGCGGGGACTTCGTCTCCAGCGGCGACCTGGGCTACATGACCTTCCCGCCCGTGGAGGGCGGCAAGGGGGATCCGAGCGACACGGTCGGCAATCCCGCCCAGTACCTGTCCATCTCCTCGAAGGCCAGCGCCGAGCAGAAGAAGGTCGCCAAGGACTTCTTCGCCACAGGCGTCCTCCAGGACGAGGAGGTGGAGAAGTGGATCGGCAACGGATCGGTGCCGATCCGGCTGGGCACGGAGAAGCTCCTGGCCGCCTCCAAGAGCGCCGACTTCCTGCAGTTCACCTATGACATCGCCACCAAGGCCAAGGTGTTCGCCCAGTCCTGGGACCAGGCGCTCAGTCCGACGGCTGCGGAGACCCTGCTGGACAACATCGTCAAGTTGTTCCAACTGTCCGTCACACCCAAGGAGTTCGCCCGCAACCTCAACGCGGTCACCGGCACATGA